Proteins encoded by one window of Amaranthus tricolor cultivar Red isolate AtriRed21 chromosome 4, ASM2621246v1, whole genome shotgun sequence:
- the LOC130810818 gene encoding zinc finger BED domain-containing protein RICESLEEPER 3-like: protein MEEQSEEMKKMKAAVQFCYVPYPYNKGVLSKILLDCFSQFTLENKISSIVVDDATTNDAMMNVLMDKLETSYLILGGDFLHMRCSVHILNLIVRDGLDVIDFAICKVRDCVAFWMSTPKRIETFEQACRLLNVTKPKRVSLDCKTRWNTTYDLLATFLPFKEVFNKLKCLYRRLNFDVPSDHDWQMATLDHINELLAIAGILDPRNKMNCVVHYFKKSYGDDANAKVERVRNNLYNLFDEYKSKCNVNERSPMEAQFEDLGDEDDFARTKRQKIDYVPIKREIDQYLESQNLLEDKEFSILAWWKRDQRYPTLRKVAKRHSCNSCLIGYFGKCI, encoded by the exons ATGGAAGAGCAAAGTGaggaaatgaagaagatgaaggctGCTGTCCA GTTTTGTTATGTTCCATATCCATATAACAAAGGGGTTCTTTCCAAGATATTATTAGATTGTTTTTCTCAATTCACGTTGGAAAATAAAATCTCttctattgttgttgatgaCGCTACCACAAATGATGCAATGATGAATGTCTTGATGGATAAACTAGAAACTAGTTATTTAATATTGGGTGgagattttttgcatatgaggtGTAGTGTTCACATTCTTAACTTGATTGTGAGAGATGGTTTAGATGTCATTGATTTTGCTATTTGCAAAGTTCGAGATTGTGTTGCATTTTGGATGTCTACTCCTAAAAGAATTGAAACGTTTGAGCAAGCTTGTCGCCTTTTGAATGTGACTAAACCTAAAAGGGTGAGTCTTGATTGTAAAACTAGGTGGAACACCACATATGATTTGCTTGCCACTTTTTTGCCTTTTAAAGAAGTTTTTAATAAGTTGAAATGTCTATATAGAAGGTTGAATTTTGATGTGCCTAGTGATCATGATTGGCAAATGGCTACTCTT GATCATATTAATGAGCTTTTGGCAATTGCGGGCATTTTAGATCCGAGAAATAAGATGAATTGTGTGGTGCATTATTTTAAGAAATCCTATGGAGATGATGCCAATGCTAAAGTGGAAAGAGTAAGAAATAATCTTTATAATCTTTTCGATGAGTATAAAAGTAAATGTAATGTGAATGAACGTTCACCTATGGAAGCACAATTTGAGGATCTTGGTGATGAGGATGATTTTGCGAGGACTAAgagacaaaaaattgattatgtgcccATTAAAAGGGAAATTGATCAATACTTAGAGAGTCAAAATTTGCTAGAGGATAAAGAATTTAGTATACTAGCATGGTGGAAGAGAGACCAAAGGTACCCAACTTTAAGAAAAGTTGCCAAAAGACATTCTTGCAATTCTTGTCTCATTGGTTACTTCGGAAAGTGCATTTAA